A single window of Priestia filamentosa DNA harbors:
- a CDS encoding SIS domain-containing protein: MLKFDEELYLKNGHITYETREEIEKIANEISEEGFSNIFFISVGGSISIMWPIQEMLKQMTNIPVFSEQAGEVVLTGHKQLTKDSIVIMASKSGDTKETVAAAEWCKINGFRVVSLVGTPEAPLEKASRWVIPNKAKNGVEFEYMQLFMFVFKLLYNAGEFDDYPAFANQIKYLPDNLLRAKQKFEPVADEIAQSYHDEQYNIWIGNGEMWGEVYLFSMCILEEMQWVRTKAVSSSEFFHGTLELIDENVPVFLVKGEGKRRVLDDRVERFCKQYTKKLVVLDTKDYELTGIDEKFRWILAPTISSALLVDRLARYYEKYTGHDLDMRRYYRQFDY, translated from the coding sequence ATGTTGAAATTTGATGAAGAACTATATTTAAAGAATGGTCACATCACTTATGAGACTAGAGAAGAAATCGAGAAAATAGCGAATGAAATTTCTGAAGAAGGGTTTAGTAACATCTTTTTTATATCAGTTGGTGGGTCTATCTCCATCATGTGGCCGATTCAAGAAATGTTAAAACAAATGACTAATATTCCTGTATTTTCGGAACAGGCAGGAGAAGTGGTTCTAACAGGGCACAAACAATTAACAAAGGACTCTATTGTTATAATGGCTTCTAAATCTGGAGATACAAAAGAGACAGTAGCTGCTGCTGAATGGTGCAAGATAAATGGTTTTCGAGTTGTTTCATTAGTAGGAACTCCAGAAGCTCCTCTAGAAAAGGCTAGTAGGTGGGTTATCCCAAACAAAGCGAAGAATGGAGTAGAGTTTGAATACATGCAGTTATTTATGTTTGTATTTAAATTACTTTATAATGCTGGCGAATTTGATGATTATCCGGCATTCGCTAATCAGATAAAATATCTTCCAGATAATTTATTAAGAGCAAAGCAAAAGTTTGAACCTGTTGCAGATGAAATTGCTCAATCTTATCATGATGAACAATATAACATCTGGATAGGAAATGGAGAAATGTGGGGAGAAGTATATCTCTTTTCTATGTGTATCCTTGAGGAGATGCAGTGGGTGCGAACGAAGGCTGTTTCCTCATCTGAATTTTTTCACGGAACACTAGAGCTAATAGATGAAAATGTTCCTGTTTTTCTAGTTAAAGGTGAAGGAAAACGAAGAGTTCTTGATGACCGAGTGGAAAGGTTTTGTAAACAATATACGAAAAAGCTCGTTGTTCTTGATACAAAAGATTATGAGCTAACAGGGATTGATGAAAAGTTTCGATGGATTTTAGCACCAACGATCTCTTCCGCTCTTTTAGTAGATCGTCTAGCGCGTTATTATGAAAAATATACAGGTCATGATTTGGATATGCGTCGTTACTATCGACAGTTTGATTATTAA
- the guaC gene encoding GMP reductase has translation MENVFDYEDIQLIPAKSVVNSRSECDTTVEFGGRTFKLPVVPANMQTIIDEKISVYLAENGYFYVMHRFQPEKRLSFVKDMKERGLFASISVGVKEEEYTFVQQLADEGLAPEYITIDIAHGHSNAVIKMIGHIKNLLPTTFVIAGNVGTPEAVRELERAGADATKVGIGPGKVCITKIKTGFGTGGWQLAALRWCAKAASKPIIADGGIRTHGDIAKSVRFGAAMVMIGSLFAGHEESPGESVVREDGKLYKEYFGSASEFQKGEKKNVEGKKMYVEHKGALQDTLTEMQQDLQSSISYAGGNKLEAIRNVDYVIVKNSIFNGDKTY, from the coding sequence ATGGAAAATGTATTTGACTATGAAGATATTCAGTTAATTCCAGCTAAGTCTGTAGTAAATAGCCGTTCTGAGTGTGATACAACGGTCGAGTTTGGCGGTCGTACGTTCAAACTTCCTGTAGTTCCTGCAAACATGCAAACAATTATCGATGAAAAAATCTCTGTTTACTTAGCAGAAAACGGTTACTTTTATGTAATGCACCGTTTCCAACCAGAAAAGCGACTTTCCTTTGTAAAAGATATGAAAGAACGTGGACTATTCGCATCTATTAGCGTTGGTGTTAAAGAAGAAGAGTACACATTTGTTCAACAGCTTGCGGATGAAGGTCTTGCGCCAGAATATATTACAATTGATATTGCCCACGGTCATTCAAACGCCGTGATTAAAATGATTGGACATATTAAAAACCTTTTACCAACTACATTCGTTATTGCTGGAAACGTTGGAACGCCTGAAGCAGTACGTGAATTAGAGCGCGCTGGTGCAGACGCAACTAAAGTTGGCATCGGTCCAGGAAAAGTATGTATTACAAAAATTAAAACAGGCTTTGGAACAGGAGGATGGCAGCTAGCTGCTCTTCGCTGGTGTGCAAAAGCCGCAAGCAAACCAATTATCGCTGATGGCGGAATCCGTACGCACGGGGACATCGCAAAATCTGTTCGCTTTGGTGCTGCTATGGTTATGATTGGTTCTCTATTTGCTGGTCATGAAGAGTCTCCTGGAGAGTCTGTTGTACGAGAAGATGGCAAGCTCTACAAAGAATACTTTGGCTCAGCTTCAGAATTCCAAAAAGGCGAAAAGAAAAACGTTGAAGGAAAGAAAATGTACGTAGAACATAAAGGTGCTCTTCAAGATACGTTAACAGAAATGCAACAGGATCTTCAGTCTTCTATTTCTTATGCTGGTGGCAATAAGTTAGAAGCTATTCGTAACGTTGATTATGTAATCGTGAAAAATTCGATTTTTAATGGAGATAAAACGTATTAA